Proteins co-encoded in one Arachis hypogaea cultivar Tifrunner chromosome 13, arahy.Tifrunner.gnm2.J5K5, whole genome shotgun sequence genomic window:
- the LOC112792075 gene encoding protein DETOXIFICATION 16: MKIPREAVVEELKRQLWLAVPLCSVAFLQYSLQTISIMFVGHLGTLPLSGASMATSFAAVTGFTLLTGLTGALDTFCGQSNGAGQYQMLGIHLQRSMLVVSIVSVFVAIIWANTEPILIAMRQDKAIANQAGKYARCLIPSLFAHGLLQSILRFLQTQSIVFPMVITSALAALLHILLCWLLVFKTPLGSRGAPISISICYYLNLLFISFYIKYSSSCKQSWTGFSKKSLNGVFSFLKLAVPSALMLCLKVWTFELVVILSGLLPNPALETSVLSICLNTFTLAWMIPFGFSAAVSTRVSNELGGGNPEAARVAVGVVLCMVFIEGILLASIMIMLRNMWSRIYSNDKQVIRDVSATTPILAISCFLDGIQSALSGIASGCGWQRIGAYVNLGSFYLVGVPCSVLLGFVAHMKAKGLWLGIIAAFVVQVTFYAIITIRTSWDQQARIAESRVKESTMSPKTECEV, from the exons ATGAAAATCCCAAGAGAGGCAGTTGTTGAAGAGCTGAAGAGACAGCTATGGCTGGCAGTGCCTCTCTGCTCAGTGGCTTTCCTGCAATACAGTCTCCAGACCATCTCCATCATGTTTGTTGGTCATCTCGGTACTCTCCCTCTTTCCGGAGCTTCCATGGCGACCTCCTTTGCCGCCGTTACAGGATTCACCTTACTG ACAGGATTAACCGGTGCACTGGACACATTTTGTGGACAATCGAATGGGGCAGGGCAGTACCAGATGCTTGGCATACACCTGCAGAGATCCATGCTTGTTGTTTCAATCGTCAGTGTTTTCGTCGCCATCATCTGGGCTAACACGGAGCCTATTCTAATTGCGATGCGCCAAGACAAAGCCATAGCCAACCAAGCTGGCAAGTATGCCCGCTGCTTGATCCCAAGCCTCTTCGCGCATGGCCTTCTTCAGTCCATTCTCAGGTTCTTGCAAACCCAGAGCATTGTCTTCCCAATGGTCATAACCTCTGCACTTGCGGCGCTGCTCCACATCCTTCTCTGCTGGCTTCTTGTATTCAAAACTCCCCTGGGGAGCAGGGGGGCACCCATATCTATTTCCATATGTTATTATCTGAATCTTCTCTTCATCTCCTTCTATATCAAATACTCTTCTTCTTGCAAACAATCTTGGACTGGCTTTTCCAAAAAGTCCCTAAATGGAGTCTTCTCCTTCCTTAAACTTGCTGTTCCTTCGGCTCTTATGCTCTG CCTGAAAGTTTGGACATTCGAACTCGTAGTTATCTTGTCTGGTCTTCTTCCGAACCCAGCATTAGAAACTTCAGTTCTTTCAATATG CCTTAATACATTTACTTTAGCTTGGATGATCCCTTTTGGATTCAGTGCTGCTGTAAG CACACGCGTGTCGAATGAACTAGGAGGTGGAAATCCAGAGGCAGCACGGGTAGCAGTTGGCGTGGTGTTATGCATGGTGTTCATTGAAGGGATCTTGTTAGCTTCAATCATGATTATGCTGAGGAACATGTGGAGCCGTATTTACAGTAATGACAAACAAGTAATCAGAGATGTGTCGGCGACGACGCCAATTCTGGCAATTTCGTGCTTTCTAGACGGAATACAAAGTGCACTTTCAGGTATTGCTTCAGGATGTGGGTGGCAGCGAATAGGTGCGTATGTGAATCTTGGCTCATTCTATCTTGTGGGCGTTCCTTGCTCTGTCCTGTTAGGATTTGTTGCGCATATGAAAGCCAAG GGGCTGTGGTTGGGGATCATAGCTGCATTCGTTGTGCAAGTAACATTTTACGCTATCATCACCATTCGAACCAGTTGGGACCAACAG GCAAGGATAGCTGAAAGCAGAGTTAAGGAGTCAACCATGTCGCCAAAGACAGAATGTGAAGTCTAA
- the LOC112792076 gene encoding protein DETOXIFICATION 16 isoform X1, producing MDREGGKGSLEPLLEKITVESRLKVDDIELKKHKAIERREIFEEARKQLWLAGPLVTVSLLNYGLQVISVMFVGHLGQLPLSGASMATSFASVTGFSLLTGMASALDTLCGQSYGAKQHRMVGIHMQRAILILMILCISLSIIWANTASILTALGQDPQISSEAGQYAKFMIPSLFAYGLLQCLNRFLQTQSLVFPMLFSSGVTTLLHILICWIMVFKSGLGNKGAAIANAISYWLNAFILMLYVKFSPSCLKTWTGFSREAFHNIPSFMRLAIPSAVMVCLESWSFEMMVLLSGLLPNPKLETSVLSICLNTSTTVWTIPFGLSGAVSTRVSNELGAGHPRSARLAVYFVFAMAMVEGIFVGAMMILKRDIWGYAYSNEEEVVTYVATMLPILATSIFLDSLQCVLSGTARGCGWQKMGALINLGSYYLIGIPAAILFAFVFHMGGKGLWLGIICALIVQVSCLLIITIPTDWEEEAKKTKDGVRVYDSILS from the exons ATGGATAGAGAAGGTGGAAAGGGATCTCTGGAGCCTCTCTTGGAAAAGATCACAGTGGAAAGTAGGCTCAAGGTTGATGATATTGAACTAAAGAAGCACAAGGCAATAGAAAGAAGAGAAATCTTTGAAGAGGCAAGAAAGCAGTTATGGCTGGCAGGTCCTTTAGTAACCGTCTCTCTGCTCAATTATGGCCTGCAAGTCATATCTGTTATGTTCGTAGGTCATCTCGGTCAACTCCCTCTTTCCGGTGCTTCAATGGCTACTTCTTTTGCCTCTGTCACCGGCTTCAGCTTATTG ACCGGAATGGCAAGTGCTTTGGACACCTTATGTGGGCAGTCATATGGAGCAAAGCAGCATCGTATGGTAGGCATACATATGCAGAGAGCCATTCTCATTCTCATGATTCTTTGCATATCCCTCTCAATTATTTGGGCAAACACAGCATCCATTCTAACTGCTCTTGGCCAAGATCCTCAAATATCTTCAGAAGCTGGACAATATGCAAAGTTTATGATTCCGAGTCTTTTCGCCTATGGTCTCCTGCAGTGCCTCAACAGGTTCTTGCAAACCCAAAGTCTTGTGTTTCCAATGCTGTTCAGCTCTGGAGTTACCACTTTGCTGCATATTCTTATATGTTGGATTATGGTATTCAAATCCGGGCTGGGGAACAAAGGAGCTGCCATAGCAAATGCTATATCATACTGGTTGAATGCCTTCATCCTGATGCTCTATGTCAAGTTCTCACCTTCGTGTTTGAAAACATGGACTGGCTTTTCAAGAGAAGCATTCCATAACATTCCTTCTTTTATGAGGCTTGCCATTCCTTCAGCCGTTATGGTTTG CCTGGAATCATGGTCCTTTGAAATGATGGTTCTCCTTTCTGGCCTTCTCCCAAATCCCAAGTTAGAAACATCGGTGCTTTCTATCTG TTTGAACACTTCAACAACCGTTTGGACAATCCCATTTGGACTCAGCGGAGCAGTGAG CACTCGTGTCTCGAATGAACTAGGAGCTGGTCATCCAAGGTCTGCACGTTTAGCTGTGTATTTCGTCTTTGCAATGGCCATGGTTGAGGGCATCTTTGTTGGGGCAATGATGATTTTGAAACGCGATATCTGGGGCTATGCATATAgtaatgaagaagaagtggtcACATATGTAGCAACCATGTTGCCTATTCTGGCAACATCCATTTTCCTGGATTCACTTCAATGTGTTCTTTcag GTACGGCTAGAGGATGTGGTTGGCAAAAAATGGGTGCTCTGATCAATCTAGGATCATACTATTTAATTGGGATACCAGCAGCTATCTTATTCGCTTTTGTATTTCACATGGGTGGCAAG GGGCTTTGGCTGGGGATCATATGTGCACTCATTGTTCAAGTGTCATGTCTTCTTATCATTACAATACCCACTGATTGGGAGGAAGAG GCAAAGAAGACTAAAGACGGTGTCCGTGTGTATGACAGCATATTGTCTTGA
- the LOC112792076 gene encoding protein DETOXIFICATION 16 isoform X2, whose amino-acid sequence MDREGGKGSLEPLLEKITVESRLKVDDIELKKHKAIERREIFEEARKQLWLAGPLVTVSLLNYGLQVISVMFVGHLGQLPLSGASMATSFASVTGFSLLTGMASALDTLCGQSYGAKQHRMVGIHMQRAILILMILCISLSIIWANTASILTALGQDPQISSEAGQYAKFMIPSLFAYGLLQCLNRFLQTQSLVFPMLFSSGVTTLLHILICWIMVFKSGLGNKGAAIANAISYWLNAFILMLYVKFSPSCLKTWTGFSREAFHNIPSFMRLAIPSAVMVCLESWSFEMMVLLSGLLPNPKLETSVLSICLNTSTTVWTIPFGLSGAVSTRVSNELGAGHPRSARLAVYFVFAMAMVEGIFVGAMMILKRDIWGYAYSNEEEVVTYVATMLPILATSIFLDSLQCVLSGTARGCGWQKMGALINLGSYYLIGIPAAILFAFVFHMGGKAKKTKDGVRVYDSILS is encoded by the exons ATGGATAGAGAAGGTGGAAAGGGATCTCTGGAGCCTCTCTTGGAAAAGATCACAGTGGAAAGTAGGCTCAAGGTTGATGATATTGAACTAAAGAAGCACAAGGCAATAGAAAGAAGAGAAATCTTTGAAGAGGCAAGAAAGCAGTTATGGCTGGCAGGTCCTTTAGTAACCGTCTCTCTGCTCAATTATGGCCTGCAAGTCATATCTGTTATGTTCGTAGGTCATCTCGGTCAACTCCCTCTTTCCGGTGCTTCAATGGCTACTTCTTTTGCCTCTGTCACCGGCTTCAGCTTATTG ACCGGAATGGCAAGTGCTTTGGACACCTTATGTGGGCAGTCATATGGAGCAAAGCAGCATCGTATGGTAGGCATACATATGCAGAGAGCCATTCTCATTCTCATGATTCTTTGCATATCCCTCTCAATTATTTGGGCAAACACAGCATCCATTCTAACTGCTCTTGGCCAAGATCCTCAAATATCTTCAGAAGCTGGACAATATGCAAAGTTTATGATTCCGAGTCTTTTCGCCTATGGTCTCCTGCAGTGCCTCAACAGGTTCTTGCAAACCCAAAGTCTTGTGTTTCCAATGCTGTTCAGCTCTGGAGTTACCACTTTGCTGCATATTCTTATATGTTGGATTATGGTATTCAAATCCGGGCTGGGGAACAAAGGAGCTGCCATAGCAAATGCTATATCATACTGGTTGAATGCCTTCATCCTGATGCTCTATGTCAAGTTCTCACCTTCGTGTTTGAAAACATGGACTGGCTTTTCAAGAGAAGCATTCCATAACATTCCTTCTTTTATGAGGCTTGCCATTCCTTCAGCCGTTATGGTTTG CCTGGAATCATGGTCCTTTGAAATGATGGTTCTCCTTTCTGGCCTTCTCCCAAATCCCAAGTTAGAAACATCGGTGCTTTCTATCTG TTTGAACACTTCAACAACCGTTTGGACAATCCCATTTGGACTCAGCGGAGCAGTGAG CACTCGTGTCTCGAATGAACTAGGAGCTGGTCATCCAAGGTCTGCACGTTTAGCTGTGTATTTCGTCTTTGCAATGGCCATGGTTGAGGGCATCTTTGTTGGGGCAATGATGATTTTGAAACGCGATATCTGGGGCTATGCATATAgtaatgaagaagaagtggtcACATATGTAGCAACCATGTTGCCTATTCTGGCAACATCCATTTTCCTGGATTCACTTCAATGTGTTCTTTcag GTACGGCTAGAGGATGTGGTTGGCAAAAAATGGGTGCTCTGATCAATCTAGGATCATACTATTTAATTGGGATACCAGCAGCTATCTTATTCGCTTTTGTATTTCACATGGGTGGCAAG GCAAAGAAGACTAAAGACGGTGTCCGTGTGTATGACAGCATATTGTCTTGA